In Anaerolineae bacterium, the genomic window GCCCACCGGGCGCGGGTCAAAAATAAACCGCCCAGGCTGACGGCCAGCAGCACCAGGGCGAAGGCGAAGAAGGTGAGGCGGGTGCCCAGGTTGGGGATGAGTACGAGCGCAGGCAAAAAGGCTCCCAGCAGGCTGCCCAGGGTGCTGAGAGCGTAAATAGAACCGGCGGTGTGGCCGCTGTGGGCCACGTCGTTTAAGGTGAGGCGGATGGCAAACGGCGAGACCACGCCCAAGAGGGTGACCGGCAGGCTGAAAAGCACCAGCACCCCAATGAGCGAACCGGCCAAAATACCGGCATTATAATCGGCAAAGCCCAGGATTGACCAGCGCAACACCGGCGCGGCAATGAGGGGCACCAGCCCCACCAAAAACGCGCCCCAGGCTGTGATTTGAAAAAGCGTGCTGGCGCGGGGGTCTTGATCGGCCCAGCGCCCGCCGATAAAGTAACCAACCGTTAAATACAGCAGAATCAGGCCAATGATGGAGGCCCACACCACCAGCGAGTTTCCAAAAAAGGGGTCCAGCAGGCGGCCGGCCGATAACTCTACGCCCAAGGTGGTCATGCCGGAGATGAAAACGGTCAATAACAAGTAACTTTTTAGTGTTGGCAATGAATTGCTCCTGCTTTTAAGTCGAGAGGTATTATAGTGAGGGTCAAACAGGTTGGCAATTGGCCTTATGTAATGAGAGAGTATTAAGGAACTTTTAGGGTTGTAGGCCGTATTGTACTTTAGGAAAAATCATTTTCAGGAGGATATAATGTCGTTATTAGCTTGGATTATCTTGGGTGGGCTGGCCGGTTGGCTGGCCGGCCAACTGACCAAAGGGCGAGGCTCCGGCTGTTTGGTCAATGTGATTTTGGGCATTATCGGGGGAATCATCGGCGGCTGGCTGTTCAGTTTGATTGGCATCCAACTTGGCGGGCCGGTAGGGAGTTTTATTACGGCCGTAATTGGCGCAACAGTGTTGATTTGGCTGGGCCAGTTGTTTAGCCGAAAGTAATCCATAGCTCTGGTCTGAGAGGCTTTCTGTTTTTTAATTAGGCGTGGCCGTGGCAAGCGACCCAATAGGCGTAGCGGTAGCGGTTGGCTCGGCGGTGGGCAGCGTCTCTGGCTCGACGGTGGCTTCGGCTTCGGCCTCGCCTAAACGCCAATGGGTCTGGCCGTCAATGTCAACCGGATAACCCAAGGGCAACACCTGAATCCAGGTGTTGCCTCGCTTGAAGGGCAGCGGGCGGCCGTCGTTGAAAATGAACAGGGGCATTTTGGCGCCGTCGGTTTCCCAATTCCCTTTCAAAACTTTGCCGTCGCGCAATAGCCAGGCCGTGCCAAAACCGTTGACAATGATGTTGATTGAAGT contains:
- a CDS encoding GlsB/YeaQ/YmgE family stress response membrane protein translates to MSLLAWIILGGLAGWLAGQLTKGRGSGCLVNVILGIIGGIIGGWLFSLIGIQLGGPVGSFITAVIGATVLIWLGQLFSRK